A portion of the Algimonas porphyrae genome contains these proteins:
- a CDS encoding MarR family winged helix-turn-helix transcriptional regulator, with protein MTISRQDWMQTWVSLIHAATHLRAGLEKRFREELSFGLSEQDLLKQLYVNHGELTLTELSRRIYFSKAGLTKMLDRLEASGFVKREPVPQDRRAVRARLTAKGEAAFAKSRSILGDYVQSALRDRLNDTELLALKDSLETLLTAHGVWDGQQRHLRGGSDD; from the coding sequence ATGACGATCTCACGCCAGGACTGGATGCAAACTTGGGTCAGTCTGATTCATGCTGCCACCCACCTCCGGGCGGGCCTGGAAAAGCGGTTCCGGGAAGAATTGAGCTTCGGCCTGTCGGAACAGGACCTGCTCAAGCAACTTTACGTCAATCACGGCGAGCTTACGCTGACGGAGCTGAGCCGACGCATCTATTTTTCCAAGGCAGGCCTCACAAAGATGCTGGACCGACTTGAAGCGTCGGGTTTCGTGAAGCGGGAACCCGTGCCACAGGATCGCCGTGCGGTTCGCGCACGATTGACGGCGAAAGGTGAGGCCGCATTTGCCAAGTCGCGATCGATATTGGGCGACTATGTGCAATCCGCATTGCGCGACAGGTTGAACGATACGGAATTGCTGGCCCTCAAGGACAGTCTTGAAACCCTCCTGACGGCGCATGGCGTTTGGGACGGCCAGCAGCGCCATTTGCGAGGCGGCAGTGACGATTGA